One region of Halohasta litchfieldiae genomic DNA includes:
- a CDS encoding DUF7409 domain-containing protein, with protein sequence MSSDGTDRCTVDSPLQSVRFVGPATATALDTHGYDATAITDKRVSYRMLVEAGVNPGVAAKIRREHSLSWSFSSGGDLDRRSAQIRGLGTAEAEWVAASAGDWEAASEQTVASQQSTADSAADSDTVTDESDETPTPWPTHGESTADTTTTGTATDGSGDAIRAEAAWRARSKPTPVDELDAVDAASADQLAEAGIISVRSLATADAEHVADVLELSKAVVDEWHQAARDAHDRS encoded by the coding sequence GTGTCTAGCGATGGTACAGATCGGTGTACTGTCGACAGCCCGTTACAATCAGTGCGGTTCGTCGGTCCCGCAACCGCGACCGCGCTCGATACCCACGGGTACGATGCCACAGCCATCACCGACAAGCGCGTCTCCTACCGGATGTTGGTCGAGGCGGGCGTGAATCCGGGTGTCGCCGCGAAGATCCGCCGCGAGCACTCGCTGTCGTGGTCGTTTAGCTCCGGCGGCGACCTCGACCGACGGTCGGCACAAATCAGGGGCCTCGGCACCGCAGAGGCCGAGTGGGTCGCCGCCTCGGCCGGTGACTGGGAAGCGGCCTCCGAGCAGACGGTGGCCAGCCAGCAGTCGACGGCCGACTCAGCCGCCGATTCCGATACCGTAACCGACGAGAGCGACGAGACGCCGACACCGTGGCCGACTCACGGCGAGTCGACTGCGGATACGACTACGACTGGCACCGCGACCGATGGGAGCGGCGATGCGATCCGTGCGGAGGCCGCCTGGCGCGCCCGGAGCAAACCGACGCCCGTCGATGAGCTGGATGCGGTCGACGCGGCGTCGGCCGACCAGCTTGCGGAGGCGGGGATTATCTCGGTTCGAAGCCTCGCCACCGCCGATGCCGAACACGTCGCCGACGTGCTGGAGCTTTCAAAAGCGGTTGTCGACGAGTGGCATCAGGCCGCGCGGGATGCCCACGACCGATCCTAG
- a CDS encoding 3-hydroxyacyl-CoA dehydrogenase family protein, whose amino-acid sequence MYALAEIDTVGVVGAGTMGHGIAQSCGTAGYAVRMCDVDPAAVDQGLAAIDESLSRLADDGRLPASNSVSAVRNRVTGTTDLADLADCDLVIEAVVEDIDIKRDLFADLDGLVDSEALLATNTSTLSITTIAAATDRPQQVVGIHFMNPVAVMKGVEIVVGEKTASEAVDCAHAFAERLGKETWEADDKPGFVTNRILMPWINEGIRAYDEGVATKEDVDRGMKLGTNVPMGPLELADHIGLDVCLHASRTLADELGDRYTPAYLLKRKVEAGDLGKKTGAGFYTYQ is encoded by the coding sequence ATGTACGCCCTCGCTGAGATCGACACAGTCGGCGTCGTCGGTGCGGGAACGATGGGCCATGGGATCGCCCAATCGTGTGGGACCGCCGGCTACGCGGTCAGGATGTGCGACGTAGACCCGGCGGCCGTCGACCAAGGGCTGGCGGCCATCGACGAAAGCCTCTCGCGGCTGGCCGACGACGGACGCCTCCCGGCGTCGAACTCGGTGTCGGCAGTTCGCAACCGCGTAACCGGCACAACCGATCTCGCCGATCTCGCCGACTGCGATCTCGTCATCGAGGCCGTCGTCGAGGATATCGATATCAAACGGGATCTGTTCGCGGATCTCGACGGGCTCGTCGACAGCGAGGCCCTCCTCGCGACCAACACGAGCACGCTCTCGATCACGACGATTGCCGCGGCCACCGACCGCCCACAGCAGGTGGTCGGTATCCACTTTATGAACCCCGTCGCAGTGATGAAGGGCGTCGAGATCGTCGTCGGCGAAAAAACGGCATCGGAGGCGGTCGACTGCGCCCACGCGTTCGCCGAGCGACTGGGTAAGGAGACGTGGGAGGCCGACGACAAGCCGGGATTCGTCACCAACCGAATCCTGATGCCGTGGATCAACGAGGGGATTCGCGCCTACGACGAGGGTGTTGCGACAAAAGAGGATGTCGACCGCGGGATGAAACTCGGGACGAACGTCCCGATGGGCCCGCTCGAACTCGCCGACCATATCGGATTGGATGTCTGTCTTCATGCCTCCCGGACGCTCGCTGACGAGTTGGGTGATCGGTATACGCCCGCCTATCTGCTGAAACGAAAGGTCGAAGCGGGCGATCTCGGCAAAAAGACGGGTGCCGGATTTTATACCTATCAGTGA
- a CDS encoding DUF4013 domain-containing protein: MFEDGMAYPVRGDWFGRTVIGGLLFIFSIFLIPIFFLVGYLIRVLERTVAGVDEPPAFDDWGDLFVKGIVGTVISVIYSVVPFVVFGILGSVLFGVVGLAGSAGGDGGGIVAGLGFTAILILGLLFVPVLFIVYYMVPAALTNYAIEDEFGAAFDFGTIKPILLSSEYLVATLLPLVVSVLLWIATSILGLTVIGLVLVPFLQFYGQVAVFRMFGSAFESVTRRSGTARASPAVSAD; encoded by the coding sequence ATGTTCGAAGATGGAATGGCGTATCCCGTTCGCGGTGATTGGTTCGGACGAACAGTGATCGGTGGACTGTTGTTCATTTTTTCGATCTTTTTGATTCCAATATTTTTCTTGGTGGGGTATCTAATCAGAGTACTTGAACGGACTGTTGCGGGCGTCGACGAACCACCGGCGTTCGACGATTGGGGTGATCTCTTTGTGAAGGGAATTGTTGGAACGGTTATTTCGGTCATCTACTCGGTTGTACCGTTCGTCGTGTTCGGGATTCTGGGCTCCGTTCTGTTCGGTGTTGTTGGCCTTGCGGGGAGTGCTGGCGGTGATGGCGGTGGCATCGTTGCTGGCCTCGGATTCACGGCGATCCTGATCCTCGGGCTACTGTTCGTCCCGGTTTTGTTCATCGTGTACTACATGGTCCCGGCGGCACTCACCAACTACGCCATCGAGGACGAGTTTGGGGCGGCCTTCGACTTCGGGACAATAAAACCGATCCTGCTGAGCAGTGAGTACCTGGTCGCCACGCTACTGCCGCTCGTCGTCTCAGTGTTGCTCTGGATCGCAACGAGTATCTTGGGTCTCACGGTTATCGGTCTCGTACTCGTTCCGTTCCTCCAGTTCTACGGACAGGTCGCGGTGTTCAGAATGTTCGGCTCGGCCTTCGAGAGCGTCACGCGTCGGTCAGGAACGGCTCGTGCGTCACCTGCCGTCTCTGCGGACTAA
- the mce gene encoding methylmalonyl-CoA epimerase — MRFHHAGIATADTDRLAELYGELFDVPVVHDERFDGMTVVFLDLDGSYFELLEPHDGGPIANYLDSHGPGIHHLAVATDDIEAALSTARECGIELIDTEPRPGAWGHDVAFLHPASTGGVLVEFVDD, encoded by the coding sequence ATGCGTTTCCACCACGCCGGGATCGCGACCGCCGATACCGACCGACTGGCCGAACTCTACGGCGAACTGTTCGACGTGCCTGTGGTCCACGACGAACGGTTCGATGGGATGACTGTCGTTTTTCTCGATCTCGATGGGAGCTATTTCGAACTGTTGGAGCCACACGACGGCGGGCCGATTGCGAACTATCTCGACAGCCACGGTCCGGGCATCCACCATCTGGCCGTGGCGACCGACGATATCGAGGCTGCGCTGTCGACCGCCCGAGAGTGTGGCATTGAGCTGATCGACACCGAGCCGCGGCCCGGCGCGTGGGGCCACGATGTCGCCTTTCTGCATCCGGCGTCGACGGGTGGGGTGCTCGTCGAGTTCGTCGACGACTAA
- a CDS encoding YbjQ family protein, whose amino-acid sequence MIVTTTETVPDRTISTTHGVVRGYTELATNSRERAEKRMEAEAKSMGADAIVGVRFMTGNDGDGASEVLAYGTAVSLQ is encoded by the coding sequence ATGATCGTTACGACAACCGAAACGGTCCCCGATCGAACAATCTCCACCACACACGGTGTGGTCCGCGGCTATACGGAACTCGCCACGAACTCCCGCGAGCGGGCCGAAAAACGGATGGAAGCCGAGGCGAAGTCGATGGGCGCGGACGCCATCGTCGGCGTCCGGTTTATGACCGGCAACGACGGCGATGGGGCGTCGGAGGTCCTCGCGTACGGAACGGCCGTCTCGCTTCAGTGA
- a CDS encoding acyl-CoA mutase large subunit family protein: MFDDEDLATIREAKAEWEAETLEPTVDRFGERAEQFDTDTGGQDVDRLYTPDDVADLDYTEDLGFPGEEPYTRGVYPTMHRGRLWTMRQYAGMGTARETNERFNYLIDQGSSGLSMAFDLPTQMGYDSDASMAAGEVGKAGVSIDTLADFETVFEWIPLDEVSTSMTINAPAVVLLAMYIAVGDKQGVDREELRGTLQNDIMKEYIARNLFIYPPEPSMRLITDTFAFGAEEVPNFNTISISGYHIREAGSTAAQEIAFTLANGIEYVEAAIEAGQDVDEFAPQLSFFFNAHNNIFEEVAKFRAARRLWATIMDERFGAENPKSKQLKFHAQTGGSTLTAQQIENNVVRVGYQALAAVLGGTQSLHTNGKDEALSLPTEESVRTALRTQQILAHESGAADTIDPLAGSYYVESLTDDVEAEAREIIDTIDERGGMLRAVDTGFVQQQIQDVAYERQREIEDGERIIVGVNEFEVDEEPKMDLESVDEEDGARQVDRLERVKTDREEEAVDDALTAVAEAAAGGENVLPPVIEAVKAYATVQEICDVFRDEFGEYQPGV; encoded by the coding sequence ATGTTCGATGACGAGGACCTCGCGACGATCCGCGAGGCCAAAGCCGAGTGGGAAGCCGAGACGCTCGAACCGACCGTAGACCGGTTCGGCGAGCGCGCCGAGCAGTTCGACACCGACACCGGCGGTCAGGACGTCGACCGGCTCTACACGCCCGACGACGTTGCCGACCTCGACTACACCGAGGATCTCGGCTTCCCCGGCGAGGAACCCTACACACGGGGCGTCTACCCCACGATGCACCGTGGTCGACTGTGGACGATGCGGCAGTACGCCGGGATGGGCACCGCCCGCGAAACCAACGAGCGGTTCAATTATCTGATCGACCAAGGCTCCTCAGGACTCTCGATGGCGTTCGATCTCCCAACCCAGATGGGATATGATTCTGACGCCTCAATGGCCGCTGGCGAAGTCGGAAAGGCTGGCGTCTCCATCGATACCCTCGCTGATTTCGAGACCGTCTTCGAGTGGATTCCGCTCGACGAGGTCTCGACGAGCATGACGATCAACGCCCCGGCGGTCGTCCTGTTGGCGATGTATATCGCCGTCGGCGACAAACAGGGCGTCGACCGCGAGGAACTCAGGGGAACGCTCCAAAACGACATCATGAAGGAGTATATCGCCCGGAATCTGTTCATCTACCCGCCGGAGCCGTCGATGCGGCTGATCACGGATACGTTCGCCTTTGGGGCCGAGGAGGTTCCCAACTTCAACACGATCTCGATTTCGGGGTATCACATCCGCGAGGCTGGCTCAACTGCGGCCCAAGAGATCGCCTTTACGCTCGCCAACGGGATCGAGTACGTTGAGGCCGCCATCGAAGCCGGACAGGATGTCGACGAGTTCGCCCCACAGCTCTCCTTCTTTTTCAATGCCCACAACAACATCTTCGAGGAGGTAGCGAAATTCCGCGCCGCCCGGCGGCTCTGGGCCACGATTATGGACGAGCGGTTCGGTGCGGAGAATCCCAAATCCAAACAGCTCAAATTCCACGCCCAGACCGGGGGGTCGACGCTAACGGCCCAACAGATCGAGAACAACGTCGTCCGCGTGGGGTATCAGGCACTCGCGGCGGTCCTCGGTGGGACCCAGAGCCTCCACACCAACGGCAAGGACGAGGCGCTTTCACTGCCGACCGAGGAGTCGGTGCGGACCGCCCTGCGGACCCAGCAGATTCTGGCCCACGAGTCGGGCGCGGCCGACACCATCGACCCGCTTGCGGGAAGCTACTACGTCGAATCGCTGACTGACGACGTGGAGGCCGAAGCCCGCGAGATCATCGACACCATCGACGAGCGCGGCGGGATGCTCCGGGCGGTCGACACCGGCTTCGTCCAACAGCAGATTCAGGACGTGGCCTACGAACGCCAGCGGGAGATCGAAGACGGCGAGCGGATCATCGTCGGCGTCAACGAGTTCGAAGTCGACGAGGAGCCGAAAATGGATCTCGAATCCGTGGACGAAGAGGACGGGGCTCGGCAGGTCGACCGACTGGAGCGGGTCAAAACAGATCGCGAGGAGGAGGCGGTCGACGATGCGCTGACGGCGGTTGCCGAGGCGGCGGCGGGCGGCGAGAACGTCTTGCCACCGGTGATCGAGGCGGTCAAAGCCTACGCCACGGTCCAGGAAATCTGTGACGTGTTTCGCGATGAGTTCGGCGAGTATCAGCCCGGCGTCTGA
- a CDS encoding DUF4397 domain-containing protein produces MTQTPRRDVLKAAGTVAIVGGLAGCAGGEGQSTGQQNETDGTQQDGGQMGAFRVAHMSTDAPNVDVLVDEEPVIEDLGFREVSPYQELEPGPYQVQVAATGDPETLVFDEEIEAQAGVTNTAVAYGEASGGPDTAFTVDVLEDDPSDPGEGMSRVRLFHASPDAGDVNIIVTEAPEGGQQPEENQTEEGTEENQTQDGQPTDLPQQGAVLFEAVGFGESTAQEVPAGDYSLGVVPADDDDQQAQNETNQTQQEPEPEDAQSTQEPVAEFDLAAEGQTVYSAFATGYVSPEDAPVDEAFEVITVVDAEAGERADGGTDSGGMMTLTR; encoded by the coding sequence ATGACACAGACACCACGCAGAGACGTACTGAAAGCCGCGGGAACGGTCGCCATTGTCGGCGGCTTGGCAGGCTGTGCCGGAGGCGAGGGACAATCGACAGGGCAGCAAAACGAGACGGACGGCACCCAACAGGATGGCGGACAGATGGGTGCGTTCCGGGTTGCTCACATGTCGACGGATGCGCCGAACGTCGACGTCTTGGTCGACGAGGAGCCTGTGATCGAGGATCTCGGCTTCCGTGAGGTAAGTCCCTATCAGGAACTCGAACCGGGACCCTATCAGGTACAGGTCGCGGCGACCGGCGATCCGGAGACGCTCGTCTTCGACGAGGAAATCGAGGCCCAAGCGGGAGTCACAAACACCGCCGTCGCCTACGGTGAGGCTTCCGGCGGTCCTGACACCGCCTTTACCGTCGACGTTCTCGAAGACGATCCGAGTGATCCGGGCGAAGGGATGAGTCGTGTCCGGCTGTTCCACGCTTCGCCGGACGCCGGTGACGTGAATATCATCGTTACCGAGGCTCCCGAAGGCGGACAACAGCCGGAAGAAAATCAGACCGAAGAGGGAACAGAGGAAAATCAGACCCAAGACGGACAGCCAACCGACCTGCCACAGCAGGGAGCCGTGCTGTTCGAAGCCGTTGGCTTCGGCGAGTCGACCGCCCAAGAGGTTCCAGCAGGCGACTACTCGCTGGGGGTTGTTCCGGCCGATGACGACGATCAGCAGGCCCAAAACGAGACGAACCAGACTCAACAGGAGCCTGAACCCGAAGACGCCCAGTCGACACAGGAACCGGTCGCGGAGTTCGATCTCGCCGCCGAAGGCCAAACCGTCTACTCGGCGTTCGCCACGGGCTATGTCAGTCCCGAAGACGCGCCCGTCGACGAGGCCTTCGAGGTCATCACGGTCGTCGACGCAGAGGCAGGCGAACGCGCAGATGGCGGCACCGACAGCGGTGGAATGATGACGCTGACACGATAG
- a CDS encoding nascent polypeptide-associated complex protein has protein sequence MFGGGGMNPRKMQQMMEQMGIDVTDIDAETVTITTTNGEQLVFDAPEVTRMDAQGSQTYQIVGEAETKDAAGAIEDSSGEDAGTDEEAIPEDDVKLVASQAGASKSDAREALEAEDGDLAAAISRLG, from the coding sequence ATGTTTGGAGGCGGCGGTATGAACCCACGGAAGATGCAACAGATGATGGAACAGATGGGAATCGATGTCACGGATATCGATGCCGAGACCGTGACCATCACGACCACCAACGGCGAGCAGCTCGTCTTCGACGCGCCGGAGGTCACCCGAATGGACGCTCAGGGCAGCCAGACCTACCAGATCGTCGGCGAGGCCGAAACGAAGGACGCCGCAGGCGCTATCGAGGACAGCAGCGGTGAGGACGCCGGAACCGACGAGGAAGCCATCCCGGAAGACGACGTCAAACTCGTCGCCTCGCAGGCTGGTGCGTCGAAAAGCGACGCGCGTGAAGCGCTCGAAGCCGAAGACGGCGATCTCGCCGCGGCGATCTCTCGCCTCGGGTGA
- a CDS encoding methyltransferase domain-containing protein, translating to MILLTHGDREYLRAPGAELHTDLGMLTVPEDVESGDVLETHLGDEFVARELRGPDLFNHLERTGAPMMPRDIGLVIGHTGAAADDSVLDAGTGTGVLSAYLGRLGASVTTYEQSADFAEVARENMETAGVEDHVDVRSGDIKADLDSLTESEPFDLLTLDTEDAPEIVDSAPDLLTYGGYVAVYSPFIENSRKTVAAAEEAGLSGIVTIETIQREMMFDDRGSRPSTAGVGHTGYLTFARNS from the coding sequence GTGATCCTCCTCACACACGGTGACAGGGAGTACCTCCGCGCACCCGGTGCGGAGCTTCACACCGATCTCGGCATGCTGACCGTCCCCGAAGACGTCGAAAGCGGGGACGTCCTTGAGACGCATCTCGGCGACGAGTTCGTCGCCCGCGAACTCCGCGGGCCGGATCTGTTTAATCACCTCGAACGAACCGGCGCGCCGATGATGCCCCGCGATATCGGGCTCGTAATCGGCCACACCGGTGCGGCAGCCGACGACAGCGTTCTCGACGCCGGGACTGGAACTGGCGTGCTATCGGCGTATCTGGGTCGACTCGGTGCCTCGGTCACCACCTATGAGCAGTCGGCCGACTTCGCTGAAGTCGCCCGCGAGAACATGGAGACCGCCGGTGTCGAGGATCACGTCGACGTCCGTAGCGGCGACATCAAAGCGGATCTCGACAGCCTCACCGAGAGTGAGCCGTTCGATCTCCTCACGCTCGACACCGAAGACGCCCCCGAGATCGTCGACTCGGCTCCCGATCTCCTCACGTACGGCGGCTACGTTGCGGTCTACTCGCCGTTTATCGAGAACTCCCGGAAGACAGTAGCTGCGGCCGAGGAAGCCGGACTCAGCGGAATTGTGACGATTGAGACCATCCAGCGAGAGATGATGTTCGACGACCGCGGCTCGCGGCCGTCGACGGCTGGCGTCGGCCACACCGGCTATCTGACCTTCGCTCGCAACAGTTAG
- a CDS encoding transcription factor S, translated as MEFCDDCGSMMKTEGDHWVCGSCEFEKPRDEKQEQAMTTTQGQVSTEIVDVSDAEDQGLPSTKAQCPKCDNDKAYWYMQQIRAADESETRFFICTECEHKWREDDH; from the coding sequence ATGGAGTTTTGTGACGACTGCGGTTCGATGATGAAGACGGAGGGCGACCACTGGGTTTGTGGGTCCTGTGAGTTCGAAAAGCCACGCGACGAAAAACAGGAACAGGCGATGACGACCACACAGGGCCAGGTCAGCACCGAGATCGTCGACGTCAGTGACGCCGAGGATCAGGGGCTGCCAAGCACGAAAGCCCAATGCCCGAAATGTGACAACGACAAGGCTTACTGGTATATGCAGCAGATCCGGGCGGCCGACGAGAGCGAAACGCGATTCTTCATCTGTACAGAGTGCGAACACAAGTGGCGTGAGGACGACCACTAG
- a CDS encoding DUF5789 family protein produces MTDRIKINRVKNVLGRIDYPTGRDEAASAFADVTLVFADGQTNLGELIAQADRNRFDSVDDLDTELNNVMPIEAVGEPGQSDGDA; encoded by the coding sequence GTGACAGACCGTATCAAAATCAATCGCGTCAAAAACGTGCTCGGACGAATCGACTACCCCACAGGGAGGGATGAGGCCGCCAGCGCGTTCGCTGACGTGACGCTGGTATTTGCCGACGGCCAGACGAACCTCGGCGAGTTGATCGCCCAAGCCGACCGAAATCGGTTCGACTCGGTCGACGACCTCGATACCGAACTCAACAACGTGATGCCCATCGAAGCAGTCGGCGAGCCCGGCCAGTCCGATGGCGACGCCTGA
- a CDS encoding DUF5797 family protein — translation MSLTDDELDRLGDIVELQPTKNKELQDRWGLDSGSEVHQYLEGHLKEYYFRDDNSLIRSTAEAVDLTGVEPGVEPPTEGQGTDEPPSSIRVSPLEAKVFDTVAGPDDRSQSVVSVLNALREAYDVEPEAGEVRRALQSLKRKGVVEVIYRTVPTFRLCVDRDAVDVETTDDE, via the coding sequence ATGAGCCTCACGGACGACGAGTTAGATCGGCTGGGAGACATCGTCGAACTCCAGCCAACGAAGAACAAGGAGCTACAGGACCGCTGGGGGCTCGACAGCGGCAGTGAGGTCCACCAGTATCTCGAAGGCCACCTCAAGGAGTACTACTTCCGGGACGACAACAGCCTCATCCGCTCTACGGCCGAGGCCGTCGACCTCACGGGCGTCGAACCCGGTGTCGAACCCCCAACCGAGGGCCAAGGCACCGACGAGCCGCCGAGTTCGATCCGCGTCTCCCCCCTAGAGGCCAAGGTGTTCGACACCGTCGCCGGTCCTGACGACCGCTCACAGAGTGTCGTTAGCGTGCTCAACGCCCTCCGGGAGGCCTACGATGTCGAACCCGAGGCTGGCGAGGTGCGACGCGCCCTTCAGAGCCTCAAACGAAAAGGCGTGGTCGAAGTGATCTACCGAACGGTCCCAACCTTCCGGCTCTGTGTCGACCGAGATGCGGTCGACGTCGAAACCACAGACGACGAATAG
- a CDS encoding DUF5787 family protein has protein sequence MSTGRSEFVYELQVCRWAELAWPPEEPTPPAYLVARQLGTKQRRWDTVVIEADPEGLAARRQFGEQELDADLLHVVRHAPADWAFYRDALPKPDYPWRYVRESIHRADDRGIVQTRRNGNRIEIKQIAPYPDWLGRLIAIENKPDLDASAARQLADQLEHDVAAGLADEVWVATAKTGRRVEPALLESLPVEAGILTTDFEGGVDAESASIEWYPTRLQADEDRHDRRLELAERAYGRGWRNYERTMRPDCRHFQLRPAGRALLPWCEAKQCHQSSTVCGSSCDEFEPEPPTWRTRGWPIEGGPGKGLKRLLKSRAEQYNHVGASGLNAEE, from the coding sequence GTGTCGACTGGTCGCTCGGAGTTCGTCTACGAACTACAGGTCTGTCGGTGGGCCGAACTCGCATGGCCACCCGAAGAGCCAACGCCACCGGCCTACCTCGTCGCCCGCCAACTCGGCACGAAGCAGCGACGCTGGGATACGGTCGTCATCGAAGCCGACCCTGAGGGGTTGGCCGCCCGTCGACAGTTCGGTGAACAGGAACTCGATGCTGACCTGCTTCACGTCGTCCGCCACGCTCCCGCCGACTGGGCGTTTTATCGCGACGCACTACCCAAACCTGACTACCCGTGGCGCTACGTCCGAGAGTCGATTCACCGGGCCGACGACCGCGGCATCGTCCAGACGCGCCGCAACGGCAATCGAATCGAGATCAAGCAAATTGCGCCGTATCCCGACTGGCTCGGTCGACTCATCGCCATCGAAAACAAGCCGGATCTCGACGCCAGCGCGGCCCGCCAACTGGCCGATCAACTTGAGCACGACGTAGCGGCTGGACTGGCCGACGAGGTCTGGGTCGCCACCGCAAAAACGGGTCGACGGGTCGAACCAGCCCTGCTCGAATCGCTCCCGGTCGAAGCCGGGATTCTGACCACCGATTTCGAGGGTGGTGTCGACGCCGAGTCGGCCAGCATCGAATGGTATCCAACGCGGCTTCAGGCTGATGAGGACCGCCACGACCGGCGGCTCGAACTCGCCGAACGGGCCTACGGCCGGGGGTGGCGTAACTACGAGCGAACGATGCGACCTGACTGTCGACACTTCCAGCTTCGCCCCGCCGGACGCGCTCTTCTCCCGTGGTGCGAAGCCAAACAGTGCCATCAGTCGTCGACGGTCTGTGGGAGTTCCTGCGACGAGTTCGAACCGGAGCCACCCACATGGCGGACCCGCGGCTGGCCAATCGAAGGCGGTCCCGGTAAGGGACTCAAACGGCTTCTTAAAAGTCGGGCTGAGCAGTATAATCACGTCGGTGCGTCGGGCCTCAACGCTGAGGAGTAA
- a CDS encoding bis(5'-nucleosyl)-tetraphosphatase, whose amino-acid sequence MTVEATSAGAILFRDTRGRREYLLLKSRPGDWEFPKGGVEGKEELQQTAIREVSEEAGIEEFRLINGFRKDYDYVFQANGKTIHKTVHLFIAHSFEASAELSKEHRDLQWRDYEQALNTITQDGPREILEDAHEYLEELKDDDGEYI is encoded by the coding sequence ATGACGGTTGAGGCAACCAGTGCTGGTGCAATCCTCTTCCGCGACACCCGCGGCCGACGGGAGTATTTGCTCCTCAAAAGCCGTCCGGGGGACTGGGAGTTCCCCAAAGGCGGGGTCGAAGGGAAAGAGGAGCTCCAGCAGACGGCGATTCGAGAGGTATCAGAGGAGGCCGGTATCGAGGAGTTTCGACTCATCAACGGCTTTCGCAAGGACTACGACTACGTGTTTCAGGCCAACGGGAAGACCATCCACAAGACGGTCCACCTGTTTATCGCCCACTCCTTCGAGGCAAGCGCCGAGCTCTCGAAGGAACACCGCGATCTCCAGTGGCGTGACTACGAGCAGGCGCTCAACACGATCACCCAAGACGGTCCCCGTGAGATCCTCGAAGACGCCCACGAGTACTTAGAGGAACTCAAAGACGACGACGGCGAGTACATCTGA
- a CDS encoding uS10/mL48 family ribosomal protein, whose product MTFVTKLTFQSGDRAVLEDTVSSLKEMVERKGGQCKGPHTSPVEQHNVPQYQTLQPGDTFSNWTYAVYERRVDIHGADHIANKVGHMEFPDSIHVEIEVEQKKPLGHKN is encoded by the coding sequence ATGACGTTCGTCACAAAACTCACGTTTCAGTCGGGCGACCGGGCAGTGCTTGAAGATACCGTCTCCTCGCTCAAAGAGATGGTCGAGCGGAAGGGCGGCCAATGTAAAGGCCCCCACACCTCCCCAGTCGAACAGCACAACGTCCCCCAGTATCAGACCCTTCAGCCCGGAGATACGTTCTCCAACTGGACCTATGCCGTCTACGAGCGGCGGGTCGACATCCACGGCGCAGACCACATCGCCAACAAAGTCGGCCATATGGAGTTCCCTGACTCGATCCACGTTGAAATCGAAGTCGAACAGAAGAAACCACTCGGCCACAAGAACTGA